From the Solibacillus sp. FSL R5-0449 genome, one window contains:
- a CDS encoding MFS transporter, with translation MRWVVLGFLFLLSVLNYTDKSVLGLAAEPIMSELNLTYDQFGLVGSSFFAAYAIGSIVLGTLTYRFNSKYLLMMIAVGWTVSLASAYFVETLTQLIILRVVLGFFEGSTLSMCLVHLARWFNSSQRGLATAIMTSGTTVGTYLAAPLLVMGITNFGWQHTFALLGVASLIWAIFFFFMRDEPKQPLVEDVKSLASNKEVPFKHILKVFINPYVLSILVVGFVSMWITTWVLTWAPTYLTQIVGLEPKDMSLIFAGMGITGTIFAICAGKFTDFLFKRNKSLIKSYDRVLVTVLIVGAASYAMTTIVSSPILACVFLGIGLIMNTSLLPLNAAIKTLIIPKNLVGSITGISLSISSMAGIIGPWITGYLITIAGDDVRSGFNAGVIVIVSLYVATAIILLATRKLKITATEKENESRMAEEQAKLEVAID, from the coding sequence ATGCGTTGGGTTGTATTAGGATTTTTATTCTTACTTTCTGTTTTAAACTATACGGATAAATCTGTTCTAGGATTAGCTGCAGAGCCAATAATGTCCGAACTGAATTTAACTTACGACCAGTTTGGATTAGTCGGAAGCAGTTTCTTTGCTGCATATGCTATCGGAAGTATTGTTTTAGGAACATTAACGTATCGCTTCAATTCGAAATACCTTCTAATGATGATTGCAGTTGGATGGACGGTTTCATTAGCAAGTGCTTATTTTGTAGAAACATTGACGCAATTAATTATTCTGCGTGTTGTTTTAGGTTTCTTTGAAGGTAGTACGCTTAGTATGTGTCTCGTCCATCTTGCACGGTGGTTTAATAGTTCACAACGGGGGCTCGCTACTGCCATTATGACTTCCGGTACAACGGTTGGTACTTATTTAGCTGCTCCACTGTTAGTTATGGGGATTACAAACTTTGGCTGGCAACATACATTCGCATTGTTAGGGGTAGCAAGCTTAATATGGGCCATTTTCTTCTTCTTTATGAGAGACGAACCAAAGCAACCACTAGTAGAAGATGTTAAATCGCTGGCTTCAAACAAAGAAGTGCCTTTCAAGCATATTTTAAAAGTATTCATTAATCCTTATGTACTATCAATTTTAGTGGTAGGTTTCGTATCGATGTGGATTACTACTTGGGTGCTTACATGGGCACCTACTTACCTGACTCAGATTGTCGGCCTTGAGCCGAAAGATATGAGTCTAATATTTGCCGGTATGGGTATTACCGGGACAATATTTGCAATTTGCGCAGGTAAATTTACAGACTTTTTATTTAAGAGAAATAAAAGTCTCATTAAATCATATGACCGTGTATTAGTTACCGTATTAATTGTCGGTGCAGCTTCCTACGCGATGACAACAATTGTATCATCTCCTATTTTAGCATGTGTTTTCTTAGGCATTGGTTTAATAATGAATACAAGCTTACTGCCGTTGAATGCCGCGATTAAAACACTAATCATTCCGAAAAACTTAGTAGGATCTATAACTGGTATTTCATTGTCCATCTCTAGTATGGCAGGAATCATCGGACCATGGATAACGGGTTACTTAATTACAATTGCAGGAGATGATGTCCGCTCAGGCTTCAATGCAGGGGTAATTGTTATCGTCAGCTTATATGTTGCAACTGCAATCATACTGCTAGCTACACGTAAATTAAAAATTACAGCTACCGAAAAAGAAAATGAAAGCAGAATGGCTGAAGAACAGGCAAAATTGGAAGTCGCTATCGATTAA
- a CDS encoding flavin reductase family protein yields MDDRLFRDAMGKFATGVTVLLTENEGEIHGMTANGFMSVSLSPKLVVISIGEKAKFLEKVSQSKKYTVNILAEDQEHYSRHFAGRPGDAVEFETLAEQPVLKGAIAQLTCEVVSEHVEGDHTLFIGKVVDLRLEEKDPLLFFGGKYRKLTELETVES; encoded by the coding sequence ATGGATGATCGTCTATTTAGAGATGCAATGGGGAAGTTTGCTACAGGAGTAACAGTTTTACTGACAGAAAATGAGGGAGAAATTCATGGTATGACAGCGAACGGTTTCATGTCAGTTTCATTGAGCCCAAAGCTTGTTGTAATTTCAATTGGTGAAAAGGCAAAATTTTTGGAGAAAGTATCACAATCGAAAAAATATACAGTAAATATATTAGCAGAAGATCAAGAGCACTATTCACGCCACTTCGCCGGCAGACCGGGGGATGCAGTGGAATTTGAAACATTAGCTGAACAACCGGTATTGAAAGGGGCTATTGCTCAACTCACATGTGAAGTTGTATCGGAACATGTTGAGGGGGATCATACATTATTCATCGGTAAAGTAGTAGATTTACGCCTTGAAGAAAAAGATCCTTTATTATTCTTTGGAGGCAAGTACCGCAAACTAACTGAATTGGAAACGGTAGAGTCATAA
- a CDS encoding 2-keto-4-pentenoate hydratase, whose translation MNIQTMANALAEAEHTKQPIAPLTETYGNITVADAYSVQLSQIRKKVDAGAKIEGLKIGLTSKAMQEMLNVYTPDYGFILDTMLYDEFEGLSTDLFIQPKVEFEIAFILNKELKGPNVTVQDVIDATAYVVPAIEVIDSRIADWKIKFEDTVADNGSSAGAILGKKRTLLKDIEDIANIRMVVKKNGELLDEATSSAVLGNPLNAVVWLANELSEYDISVKPGMFVLSGALSKAVPFEAGDEFEADFGVLGKVNAVISKEVVKK comes from the coding sequence ATGAATATACAAACAATGGCTAATGCATTGGCAGAGGCGGAACATACAAAACAGCCAATTGCACCATTAACTGAAACATACGGAAATATTACTGTTGCTGATGCGTATTCAGTACAATTATCACAAATCCGCAAAAAGGTTGACGCCGGCGCGAAAATAGAAGGACTGAAAATCGGTCTGACAAGTAAGGCGATGCAGGAAATGTTAAATGTCTATACGCCGGATTACGGTTTTATTCTGGACACGATGCTGTATGATGAATTCGAAGGTTTATCTACTGACTTATTTATTCAACCAAAAGTAGAGTTTGAGATTGCTTTTATTTTAAATAAAGAATTAAAAGGGCCGAATGTGACGGTGCAGGATGTAATTGATGCAACGGCTTATGTCGTACCGGCAATAGAAGTAATCGATAGCCGTATTGCAGACTGGAAAATAAAATTTGAAGATACAGTAGCAGACAATGGTTCATCGGCAGGTGCAATTTTAGGGAAAAAACGAACTTTGCTTAAAGATATAGAGGATATTGCAAATATACGAATGGTTGTAAAGAAAAACGGAGAGTTGTTAGATGAAGCGACAAGTTCGGCTGTATTAGGGAATCCGCTCAATGCAGTTGTATGGTTGGCAAATGAACTGAGTGAATATGACATTTCTGTTAAGCCGGGCATGTTTGTTTTATCAGGAGCTTTGTCGAAAGCGGTTCCTTTCGAAGCAGGCGATGAATTCGAGGCTGATTTTGGAGTGCTTGGAAAAGTAAACGCTGTCATTTCGAAGGAAGTGGTGAAAAAATGA
- a CDS encoding acetaldehyde dehydrogenase (acetylating), with translation MKKLKVGILGSGNIGTDLMYKIERSPLLEMSVMVGIDPESDGLKRAEKRGYNIISNGIEGLMERLELVDIVYDATSAYAHKHNSDLLTAKGKKVIDLTPAAIGPFTVPPVNLKEHIEKPNVNMVTCGGQATIPIIHAISRIVPVDYAEIVATIASLSAGPGTRANIDEFTSTTSKAIEVVGGAKRGKAIIILNPAEPPIIMRDAIHVLVEKEGHEEAIQKSILEMVKEVQSYVPGYTLKASPIFEGKKVSVFVEVNGAADYLPAYAGNLDIMTAAAVQVGNEIARHHLQLEKEVIL, from the coding sequence ATGAAAAAACTTAAAGTAGGGATTCTGGGATCCGGAAATATCGGAACAGATTTGATGTATAAAATTGAGCGCAGTCCATTATTGGAAATGAGTGTTATGGTAGGGATCGATCCGGAATCTGATGGATTAAAACGTGCGGAAAAACGCGGCTATAATATTATTTCAAATGGAATTGAAGGGTTAATGGAACGCCTTGAATTAGTCGATATCGTATATGATGCAACAAGTGCCTATGCCCATAAGCATAATAGCGATTTATTGACGGCGAAAGGCAAGAAAGTGATCGATTTGACACCAGCTGCAATCGGACCATTTACTGTTCCTCCAGTAAATTTAAAAGAACATATCGAAAAACCAAATGTGAATATGGTCACTTGCGGCGGTCAAGCAACTATTCCGATAATTCATGCGATCAGCCGTATTGTGCCGGTAGACTATGCAGAAATTGTCGCAACGATTGCGAGTCTTTCTGCAGGTCCAGGTACAAGAGCAAATATTGATGAATTCACAAGTACAACATCAAAAGCAATCGAAGTAGTTGGAGGCGCAAAAAGAGGGAAAGCCATTATCATATTAAACCCTGCAGAACCGCCGATTATTATGCGTGATGCAATTCATGTTTTAGTAGAAAAAGAAGGCCACGAAGAAGCAATTCAAAAATCGATTTTGGAAATGGTAAAGGAAGTACAGTCTTATGTACCGGGATATACATTAAAAGCATCACCAATTTTTGAAGGCAAAAAAGTATCTGTATTTGTTGAAGTAAATGGTGCAGCTGACTATTTGCCTGCATACGCTGGAAATCTGGATATTATGACGGCAGCCGCAGTCCAAGTCGGCAATGAAATCGCACGTCACCATTTACAACTTGAAAAGGAGGTCATCTTATGA
- the dmpG gene encoding 4-hydroxy-2-oxovalerate aldolase, giving the protein MTLNILDVSLRDGSHSVRHSFTEEQVRAAAKGLNAAGVRYFEVSHGDGLGGSSLQYGLSATDELKLIEVAVSECTTSEVAVLLIPGIGTKKDLENASKLGAKMVRVATHVTEADVAAQHIELARNLGLKTAGFLMMSHMASVEKVVEQAKLFESYGAEIVYVTDSAGAMLPNDVTEKIKALKQNLQCDIGFHAHNNLSMAMANTVAAVEAGATYIDGSMRALGAGAGNTQTEVMVAVLERLGYETGIDLYKLMDLANDVIAPLMQQSQEITSSSLTLGYAGVYSSFLLHAQKAAKQFGVDERDLLMRIGQMKAVGGQEDLIYEVAQNLTR; this is encoded by the coding sequence ATGACCTTAAATATATTAGATGTATCATTACGAGATGGAAGCCATTCGGTACGTCACTCATTTACGGAAGAACAGGTCCGGGCTGCTGCAAAAGGTTTAAATGCAGCAGGTGTACGCTATTTTGAGGTATCACACGGAGATGGTTTGGGAGGATCTTCTTTACAATACGGTTTGTCTGCAACAGATGAACTGAAGCTTATTGAAGTTGCTGTTTCAGAGTGTACGACATCTGAAGTTGCCGTGTTGTTGATACCTGGAATCGGTACAAAAAAAGATTTAGAAAATGCATCGAAATTAGGAGCGAAAATGGTTCGTGTAGCAACTCATGTAACCGAAGCAGATGTAGCGGCACAACATATCGAACTAGCGCGGAACCTAGGATTGAAAACTGCCGGATTTTTAATGATGAGCCATATGGCAAGTGTTGAAAAAGTTGTAGAGCAAGCAAAGTTATTTGAAAGCTATGGAGCAGAAATTGTGTATGTAACGGATTCTGCAGGAGCGATGTTACCTAATGATGTAACGGAAAAAATTAAGGCTCTTAAGCAAAATTTACAGTGTGATATTGGTTTTCATGCCCATAATAATCTATCGATGGCAATGGCGAACACAGTTGCAGCGGTAGAAGCTGGAGCGACTTATATTGATGGAAGTATGCGAGCTTTAGGTGCTGGTGCCGGCAATACGCAAACAGAAGTGATGGTAGCGGTTTTAGAACGACTAGGCTATGAAACTGGTATTGATTTGTATAAATTAATGGATTTAGCAAATGATGTAATTGCACCGCTCATGCAGCAATCCCAAGAAATAACGAGCAGCAGTTTAACTTTAGGATATGCAGGTGTTTATTCAAGCTTCCTGTTACATGCACAAAAAGCCGCAAAACAATTCGGTGTCGATGAGCGGGATCTTTTAATGAGAATTGGACAAATGAAAGCAGTCGGTGGTCAAGAAGATTTAATTTATGAAGTAGCACAAAATCTAACAAGATAA
- a CDS encoding FAD synthetase family protein encodes MKVVYVNANNLQEIKQSAPHVAMALGYFDGVHLGHQKVIQTAKEKANAQNLSLAVLSFFPHPKSVIFSDVEVSYLEPLDQKIEKLKNLEVDIFYIVEFTKKLAKVEANDFLNDYIIGLNAKEIICGFDYTYGTKASGTVETLAVYAAEQQVGLTVVEELKWNNQKISSSLIRKHLKERKLRELPSLLGDFYQTKYCKKNGLLPNYSLPDIGNYKVLIEDSHSYIECVATVKCKKYIQIHHEISTLPNLLTIQWIDQFSSVPS; translated from the coding sequence ATGAAGGTAGTCTATGTGAATGCTAATAACTTACAAGAGATTAAACAATCAGCTCCCCATGTTGCAATGGCACTTGGTTATTTTGATGGTGTGCACTTAGGACACCAAAAAGTAATACAAACAGCTAAAGAAAAAGCAAATGCACAGAATTTATCATTGGCGGTTCTCTCATTTTTTCCGCATCCTAAAAGTGTGATATTTTCTGACGTAGAAGTTTCCTATCTGGAACCACTAGATCAAAAGATTGAAAAACTTAAAAATCTTGAAGTAGACATTTTTTATATTGTAGAGTTTACAAAGAAATTAGCAAAAGTAGAAGCTAACGATTTCTTAAATGATTATATTATAGGTTTAAATGCAAAAGAGATTATTTGCGGTTTTGACTACACATATGGAACAAAAGCCAGTGGTACGGTTGAAACATTAGCAGTTTATGCGGCCGAACAACAAGTAGGACTGACTGTTGTAGAAGAACTGAAATGGAATAATCAAAAAATCAGTTCATCTTTAATACGAAAGCACTTAAAAGAACGAAAACTTAGAGAACTGCCCAGCCTTTTGGGCGACTTTTATCAAACTAAGTATTGTAAAAAGAATGGTTTATTACCGAATTATTCTCTGCCTGATATAGGTAATTATAAAGTATTGATTGAAGATAGCCATTCTTATATTGAATGTGTCGCAACGGTAAAGTGTAAAAAATATATTCAGATTCACCATGAAATATCGACATTGCCGAATTTATTAACAATACAGTGGATTGATCAATTCAGTTCTGTACCGAGCTGA
- a CDS encoding amino acid ABC transporter ATP-binding protein yields MEAREMIKVNQLNKSFGDLHVLKNIDMTVFESDVVCLIGSSGSGKSTLLRCLNFLERKDSGSIIIGGKEVDPKNDNLNNIREKVGMVFQHFNLFPHKTVLENIIEAPVMVKGIDKKEAISKAKQLLVKVGLEDKADVYPNKLSGGQKQRVAIARALAMEPDIMLFDEPTSALDPELVGEVLTTMKELAQEGMTMVVVTHEMGFAREVADWIVYMHDGEIIERGDPDQFFNNPQEERTKEFLKTTMLK; encoded by the coding sequence ATGGAAGCAAGAGAAATGATTAAAGTTAATCAATTGAATAAGTCTTTTGGAGACTTACATGTATTAAAAAATATCGATATGACCGTTTTCGAAAGTGATGTTGTTTGTTTAATAGGATCGAGTGGTTCAGGAAAAAGTACGCTCCTTCGCTGTCTTAACTTTTTAGAAAGAAAAGATAGCGGTAGCATTATTATAGGAGGCAAAGAAGTCGATCCTAAAAACGATAACCTTAACAACATACGGGAAAAGGTAGGAATGGTATTTCAGCATTTCAATTTATTCCCCCACAAAACTGTTTTGGAAAATATTATTGAAGCTCCGGTAATGGTTAAAGGCATCGACAAAAAAGAAGCTATTTCAAAAGCCAAACAACTCCTTGTAAAAGTTGGCTTGGAAGATAAGGCCGATGTTTACCCGAATAAACTATCCGGGGGGCAAAAGCAACGAGTAGCGATTGCCAGAGCACTTGCCATGGAACCTGATATCATGCTTTTTGATGAACCGACATCAGCACTTGATCCAGAGCTTGTCGGCGAGGTTTTAACAACGATGAAGGAATTAGCTCAAGAAGGAATGACGATGGTTGTTGTTACCCATGAAATGGGCTTCGCTAGAGAAGTGGCTGACTGGATTGTGTATATGCATGATGGGGAAATTATCGAGCGCGGTGACCCTGATCAATTTTTCAACAATCCGCAAGAAGAGCGAACAAAAGAATTTCTAAAAACGACAATGCTTAAATAA
- a CDS encoding amino acid ABC transporter permease, whose product MPSFSHFLEVLVDTKDVFLKAMLLTLELTVVSILIGIVIGLFFALMKISKFKVLELISDIYVFLVRGTPLIVQIFILYFGLSGIFLLPDFWAASLALALHNGAYISEILRGTIQGVDKGQMEAGRSLGMTKVLTLRRIILPQAFRRALPPLGNQFIIGLKDSSLAAFISMNELFNVATTLGSNNFDEMTYLLIVAIYYLVLVALLTFLVNRFEKRLAISDR is encoded by the coding sequence GTGCCAAGTTTTTCACATTTTCTAGAAGTATTAGTAGATACAAAAGATGTTTTCCTTAAAGCCATGCTCTTAACATTGGAGCTGACGGTTGTATCCATTTTAATCGGTATCGTAATCGGGCTTTTCTTTGCATTAATGAAAATTTCCAAATTTAAAGTATTAGAACTCATTTCAGATATTTATGTCTTTTTAGTTCGTGGTACACCGCTAATCGTTCAAATCTTTATTCTCTATTTCGGACTAAGCGGAATTTTCCTTCTTCCTGATTTCTGGGCAGCTTCACTTGCCTTGGCGCTTCATAATGGTGCATACATTTCTGAAATTCTTCGAGGTACTATCCAAGGCGTTGATAAAGGGCAGATGGAAGCAGGCCGTTCTTTAGGTATGACAAAAGTTCTGACATTAAGAAGAATTATACTTCCGCAGGCATTTCGCCGTGCGCTCCCACCATTGGGCAACCAATTTATTATCGGTTTGAAAGATTCATCGTTAGCTGCATTTATTTCGATGAATGAACTCTTTAACGTAGCGACAACGCTTGGATCTAATAACTTTGACGAAATGACTTATTTACTGATCGTAGCGATTTACTACTTAGTGTTAGTGGCATTATTAACATTCTTAGTAAACCGTTTCGAAAAGAGATTAGCAATTAGCGACAGGTAG
- a CDS encoding transporter substrate-binding domain-containing protein: MRLEKKLILIFSFIAACFLSACAEKEKLADGSELIHKDQFVFAASGEFKPFSYVNDEDLSMSGFDIEVGEAIAKELGLKPVQKRIKFKGIVEGVKTGRADVAVASHTINPQRSKHVAFSTPYYYSGPQIFTRPESEIKNVDDLAGKEVAVAKGSTYADTASRYTDNVKTYDSDITALQALNSGRHDAVITDFVTGKNAAKEGFKVEGQQLIERSEQAIVLPQDNPNLLKRVNEALEKLREDGTLTRISMKYFGEDITKKPE, translated from the coding sequence ATGCGGTTGGAAAAAAAGTTAATATTGATATTCAGTTTTATCGCGGCCTGCTTCTTATCTGCTTGTGCGGAGAAGGAAAAGCTTGCCGACGGATCTGAACTGATACATAAAGATCAGTTTGTTTTTGCTGCATCTGGCGAGTTTAAACCATTTAGTTATGTAAACGATGAGGACCTTTCGATGTCAGGCTTTGATATCGAAGTTGGTGAAGCGATCGCAAAAGAACTCGGTCTAAAACCGGTTCAAAAGCGGATCAAGTTTAAAGGTATTGTAGAAGGAGTCAAGACTGGCCGTGCAGATGTTGCGGTTGCCAGCCACACGATCAATCCACAGCGAAGCAAACATGTTGCTTTCTCTACCCCCTACTATTATTCTGGACCGCAGATTTTTACCCGACCAGAAAGTGAAATCAAAAATGTTGATGATTTAGCCGGAAAGGAAGTCGCTGTAGCTAAAGGGTCAACCTATGCTGATACAGCCTCCAGATATACCGATAATGTTAAAACATATGACAGCGATATCACTGCTTTGCAGGCGTTAAACAGCGGTCGTCATGATGCGGTAATCACCGATTTTGTTACCGGAAAGAACGCTGCAAAAGAAGGGTTTAAAGTTGAAGGGCAGCAGTTAATCGAACGCAGTGAGCAAGCGATTGTACTTCCTCAGGATAACCCTAACCTATTAAAGCGAGTAAACGAGGCGCTGGAAAAACTCCGGGAAGATGGAACCCTTACTCGGATTAGCATGAAGTATTTTGGTGAGGACATTACAAAAAAACCTGAATAA
- a CDS encoding Fe3+ hydroxamate ABC transporter substrate-binding protein, which yields MALIIPKCMKCNNEIKDDEEVLVQLRYPKRKGFTEIKAYLNLEGKFICEKCSVEINS from the coding sequence GTGGCCCTAATTATTCCAAAATGTATGAAATGCAATAATGAAATTAAAGATGATGAAGAAGTGTTGGTCCAACTGCGTTACCCGAAGCGAAAAGGGTTTACGGAAATCAAAGCTTATCTGAATCTGGAAGGTAAATTCATTTGTGAAAAGTGCTCAGTGGAAATTAATAGTTAA
- a CDS encoding four-helix bundle copper-binding protein, with translation MSHEQHQQLLQTLHECMAACNHCFDACLKEDHVQIMTECIRLDRECADICNYLEQAITRGTPFLSELAAVCAKICEACGSECKKHDHDHCKKCAEACFKCAEACKQVA, from the coding sequence ATGTCACATGAGCAACATCAACAATTGCTGCAAACTTTACATGAATGTATGGCAGCATGCAATCACTGTTTTGACGCCTGCTTAAAAGAGGATCATGTTCAGATAATGACGGAATGTATCCGTTTGGACAGAGAATGCGCAGATATTTGTAACTACTTGGAACAGGCGATTACTAGAGGTACACCGTTTCTTTCTGAGCTGGCTGCCGTTTGTGCAAAAATTTGTGAAGCATGCGGAAGTGAATGCAAGAAGCACGACCATGACCACTGCAAAAAATGTGCGGAAGCATGCTTTAAATGTGCAGAAGCATGTAAACAAGTTGCCTGA